Proteins from a single region of Campylobacter concisus:
- a CDS encoding FtsX-like permease family protein codes for MRSLKNHLGFILPLIALLFSVQFSLTADKIVRDYERLMGNDYNIVIVSSKELSDTILKPVVSTLSSLEPLSPQKIIDRLSNDISAKNLSILQNALPKFYSLKLSEFPTPQYMDELKQKLLKFDGITKVETFSKTHDKVFKMLNLAKSISYAFMVILCVVGLMLMLKQAKIWLFEHRERIEIMTLFGAPFWLKSAMLYKSAMVDSLVATTAVGAFFFFLPSIEIFRENAASIDVVLPSLDPSRDIFILFGVAMFLSIFAVSLVMSKARKSTI; via the coding sequence ATGAGATCGCTTAAAAATCATCTTGGATTCATCCTGCCGCTAATCGCACTTTTGTTTTCCGTGCAGTTTAGTCTAACTGCCGATAAGATTGTGAGAGATTATGAAAGACTCATGGGAAATGACTATAACATCGTCATAGTTTCAAGTAAAGAGCTTAGCGATACCATTTTAAAGCCAGTGGTTAGCACTCTATCTAGCCTCGAGCCACTAAGCCCACAAAAGATCATCGACCGCCTATCAAATGACATCTCTGCTAAAAATTTATCCATACTGCAAAATGCACTACCAAAATTTTACTCACTAAAACTTAGCGAATTTCCGACACCGCAGTACATGGATGAGCTAAAGCAAAAACTTTTAAAATTTGATGGCATCACAAAGGTTGAGACATTTTCAAAGACTCACGATAAGGTCTTTAAAATGCTAAATTTGGCAAAAAGCATATCGTATGCTTTTATGGTGATACTTTGTGTGGTTGGACTCATGCTCATGCTTAAGCAGGCTAAAATTTGGCTATTTGAGCATAGAGAGCGCATCGAGATTATGACGCTTTTTGGAGCACCTTTTTGGCTAAAATCAGCCATGCTTTATAAATCAGCTATGGTTGATAGTCTAGTTGCGACCACTGCAGTCGGTGCATTTTTCTTTTTCTTGCCTAGCATTGAAATTTTTAGAGAAAATGCCGCAAGTATCGATGTAGTATTGCCTAGCCTTGATCCTTCAAGGGATATTTTTATTTTATTTGGCGTGGCTATGTTTTTAAGCATTTTTGCTGTTAGTTTGGTGATGAGTAAGGCTAGAAAAAGCACGATATGA
- a CDS encoding FtsW/RodA/SpoVE family cell cycle protein, whose amino-acid sequence MIKLDRRILTHFDFIQPFLIIPIIIISYILVSEANDILANKQLIYFGIGFASFCVAFLLPIRRIDWIIPMFYWVCIVLLLSVDLFGVSKLGARRWLEIPFVHFTLQPSELMKPAFLLMLAYLIKQRPPEANGYGVKDFLRLSFYILLPFVLIMKEPDLGTALILLIVGYTILFVIGVNKKIWITIILAIGFLAPVLYENLHDYQKKRIHDFIAEEPSYHVKQSIIAIGSGGLKGKPKDEATQTHFKFLPIATSDFIFAYNIERFGFYGGLFLLGLYGALITHLLSLNYGLKNDYFTQVTTTGIAALIFIYVGVNVSMTIGFAPVVGVPLPFFSYGGSSFVTFMVLFGILQNLLTFRFDRTYSFIKIRF is encoded by the coding sequence TTGATAAAACTAGATCGGCGTATTTTAACACATTTTGATTTTATTCAGCCGTTTTTAATAATCCCAATCATCATAATTTCATATATCCTGGTTTCCGAGGCAAACGACATTTTAGCAAACAAACAACTTATATATTTTGGCATAGGTTTTGCATCATTTTGTGTAGCATTTTTACTGCCCATTAGGCGTATCGACTGGATCATTCCGATGTTTTACTGGGTCTGCATCGTGCTACTTTTAAGCGTTGATCTCTTTGGCGTTAGCAAACTAGGAGCTAGGCGCTGGCTAGAAATTCCCTTCGTTCACTTCACACTTCAGCCATCAGAACTGATGAAGCCAGCCTTTTTGCTGATGTTAGCTTATCTCATTAAACAGCGTCCTCCAGAGGCTAATGGATACGGAGTAAAAGATTTTTTAAGACTTAGTTTTTATATACTTTTGCCATTTGTGCTCATCATGAAAGAGCCTGATCTTGGCACTGCACTCATACTTTTGATAGTTGGCTACACAATCCTTTTTGTAATCGGCGTAAATAAGAAAATTTGGATCACTATCATCCTTGCGATAGGCTTTTTGGCGCCGGTTTTGTATGAAAATTTACATGACTATCAAAAAAAGAGGATTCACGATTTTATCGCTGAAGAGCCAAGCTATCACGTCAAACAAAGCATCATCGCCATAGGTAGCGGCGGATTAAAGGGCAAGCCAAAGGACGAAGCGACGCAGACACACTTTAAATTTTTGCCAATCGCCACTAGTGACTTCATCTTTGCCTACAATATCGAGCGTTTTGGCTTTTATGGTGGATTATTTTTGCTTGGACTTTATGGAGCGCTTATAACACATCTTTTAAGTTTAAATTACGGCCTAAAAAATGACTATTTTACGCAAGTTACCACCACGGGGATTGCTGCACTAATCTTCATTTATGTGGGTGTAAATGTCTCGATGACGATAGGTTTTGCACCAGTTGTAGGTGTGCCGCTACCATTTTTTAGTTACGGCGGAAGTAGCTTTGTTACATTTATGGTGCTTTTTGGAATTTTGCAAAATTTGCTAACTTTTAGATTTGATAGAACTTATAGTTTTATAAAAATTCGCTTCTAA
- the trmB gene encoding tRNA (guanosine(46)-N7)-methyltransferase TrmB → MPNFIASSLKELSFPFGNDKVKFLWQANGRNERLIYTKNEEESFFLVVKPGKSGIVVKGEKLTKPAKVGLLQEALELFKEQNCNDVISQAFAVKKTNLTKKVSEILSLEEFVPAFCELKDKFKEIFIEIGFGSGRHLLYQAKNNPNALVIGIEVYKPSIEQVAKLAKANDLENVRLINTDARLLLSLIGSNLVDRVFLHFPVPWDKAEHRRVVSSAFALECERILKVGGKFELRTDSKEYCDFSLSKFLEPTNSKIEAFKNRNLEVTSKYEDRWRRQDKDIYDVVYTCEVESGESVLAGDFSFKEKTSVKNIIKNFKNFIIKKEDYFLHFEEIYIINEDEILLKVAFGAFNKPEQCFIKISDEKSEYFIKKPILIRENLAAHELLKEYLADARDN, encoded by the coding sequence ATGCCAAATTTCATCGCTTCGTCTTTAAAAGAGCTCTCGTTTCCATTTGGTAATGACAAAGTCAAATTTCTTTGGCAGGCAAATGGGCGAAACGAGAGGCTCATCTACACAAAAAATGAAGAAGAGAGCTTTTTTCTAGTCGTAAAACCCGGTAAAAGCGGCATCGTCGTAAAAGGTGAAAAGCTTACAAAGCCAGCCAAAGTTGGCCTTTTACAAGAGGCACTGGAGCTTTTTAAAGAGCAAAATTGCAATGATGTAATCAGTCAAGCATTTGCTGTAAAAAAGACAAATTTGACTAAAAAAGTGAGTGAAATTTTAAGCCTTGAAGAGTTTGTGCCAGCGTTTTGCGAGCTAAAAGATAAATTTAAAGAGATTTTCATCGAGATTGGCTTTGGCTCTGGCAGACACTTGCTTTATCAAGCTAAAAACAATCCAAATGCCCTAGTTATTGGAATAGAAGTCTATAAGCCAAGCATCGAGCAAGTAGCAAAGCTGGCCAAGGCAAATGACCTAGAAAATGTGCGTCTAATAAACACTGACGCCAGACTTTTACTCTCGCTTATTGGCTCAAATTTAGTCGATAGGGTATTTTTACATTTTCCAGTGCCATGGGATAAAGCAGAGCATAGACGCGTGGTCTCATCGGCATTTGCACTTGAATGCGAGAGGATACTAAAAGTAGGCGGTAAATTTGAGCTAAGGACTGATAGCAAGGAGTATTGCGACTTTAGCTTGAGTAAATTTTTAGAGCCTACAAACTCAAAGATAGAAGCTTTCAAAAATAGAAATTTAGAAGTAACTAGTAAGTACGAAGACCGCTGGAGACGTCAAGATAAGGATATTTACGATGTAGTTTATACTTGTGAGGTTGAAAGTGGCGAGAGTGTTTTAGCTGGAGATTTTAGCTTTAAAGAAAAGACAAGCGTAAAAAATATCATTAAAAATTTTAAAAATTTTATCATCAAAAAAGAAGATTATTTTTTACATTTCGAAGAAATTTATATCATAAATGAAGATGAAATTTTGCTAAAAGTTGCTTTTGGAGCATTTAATAAACCTGAGCAATGTTTTATCAAAATAAGCGATGAAAAAAGCGAATATTTTATAAAAAAACCGATCTTAATTCGTGAGAATTTAGCTGCACACGAGCTTTTGAAGGAGTATTTGGCTGATGCAAGAGATAATTAG
- a CDS encoding fibronectin type III domain-containing protein: MQRQRSYPKSVTNLQATKNAPKKIILTWDYAPAEDFAYFKVYRTVSKILPYTYLAKTTSNTYEDLINTNAATRYYRVTAVDKDGLESLKQEEPIVGITLGAPKTPNISASYDGSGVNVNWSAVDRASSYTVYRSGASEKIFSGIDGTGLRDDSVQKGASYSYSVVAIDEYGIASDKSSKAEVSIK, encoded by the coding sequence GTGCAACGACAAAGGAGTTACCCTAAATCAGTAACAAACCTTCAGGCAACAAAAAATGCACCAAAAAAGATAATTTTAACTTGGGATTATGCACCAGCTGAGGATTTTGCTTATTTTAAGGTTTATAGAACAGTGAGTAAAATTTTGCCTTACACATATCTGGCAAAAACGACTAGCAACACCTATGAGGATCTCATAAACACAAATGCGGCAACAAGGTATTACAGGGTCACAGCAGTCGATAAAGACGGCCTTGAGAGCTTAAAACAAGAAGAGCCGATTGTGGGCATAACGCTTGGTGCACCAAAGACTCCAAATATTAGCGCTAGCTACGATGGTAGCGGCGTAAATGTAAACTGGAGTGCAGTTGATAGAGCTAGTTCGTACACTGTTTATAGAAGTGGCGCAAGTGAGAAAATTTTTAGTGGCATAGATGGTACTGGACTTAGAGATGATAGCGTGCAAAAAGGAGCTAGCTATTCTTACAGCGTCGTAGCTATCGATGAGTACGGTATCGCCTCTGATAAGTCATCAAAAGCAGAAGTTAGCATAAAATAA
- a CDS encoding DNA-directed RNA polymerase subunit omega, with amino-acid sequence MRTEQITARALKQVGDDRYKLSLIVAKRAEALANGAVVLVEADTSKMKFADIALLEVAEGKIGLEAIVEGK; translated from the coding sequence ATGAGAACAGAACAAATAACAGCAAGAGCGTTAAAACAAGTTGGTGATGATAGATATAAACTTTCACTTATCGTAGCAAAGCGTGCAGAAGCACTAGCAAATGGAGCAGTAGTGCTTGTAGAAGCCGATACTTCAAAGATGAAATTTGCTGACATTGCGCTACTTGAAGTAGCTGAGGGCAAAATAGGCTTAGAGGCAATAGTTGAAGGAAAATAG
- the pyrH gene encoding UMP kinase, translated as MSKRKRVLVKFSGEALAGENGFGIDTAVLKFIANEIKELVENGIEVGIVIGGGNIIRGVSAAKDGIIKRTSGDHMGMLATVINSIAMREALERSGLEVRVQSAIKMEAICETFIVGRAQRHLEKGRVVIFAAGTGNPFFTTDTAATLRAIEIGSDMIIKATKVDGVYDKDPKKFKDAKLLKSLNYEKAMSDDIKVMDDTAIALAKDNSLPILVCNMFKAGNLLKIINEEEAALYSVVK; from the coding sequence ATGAGTAAAAGAAAACGCGTATTGGTTAAATTTTCAGGCGAAGCTTTAGCGGGAGAAAATGGTTTTGGCATAGATACGGCGGTGCTTAAATTTATAGCAAATGAGATAAAAGAGCTTGTCGAAAATGGTATCGAGGTTGGCATCGTTATCGGTGGTGGCAACATTATACGCGGTGTGAGTGCCGCAAAAGATGGCATCATCAAGCGAACAAGTGGCGATCACATGGGAATGCTAGCAACTGTTATAAATTCGATCGCGATGCGTGAAGCTTTAGAGAGAAGCGGGCTTGAAGTAAGAGTGCAAAGCGCGATCAAGATGGAGGCGATCTGTGAGACCTTCATCGTAGGACGTGCGCAGCGCCATTTGGAAAAAGGCAGAGTTGTTATATTTGCTGCAGGTACTGGCAATCCATTCTTTACAACTGATACAGCAGCAACTTTAAGAGCTATTGAGATTGGCTCAGATATGATCATAAAAGCGACAAAAGTTGATGGTGTTTATGATAAAGACCCTAAAAAATTCAAAGATGCAAAACTTTTAAAATCACTAAACTATGAAAAGGCAATGAGCGACGATATCAAGGTTATGGACGATACTGCCATAGCTTTAGCAAAAGATAACTCACTGCCGATTTTGGTTTGTAATATGTTTAAGGCTGGAAATTTATTAAAAATAATAAATGAAGAAGAAGCAGCCCTATACTCAGTAGTAAAATAA
- a CDS encoding fibronectin type III domain-containing protein translates to MKKFALRILTPFLAAFLAGCGSSVPTQQSMSLPTITSLKTISDMTEVGFEWNPVTDESVVGYYLYRSNPNDANSKMQLVADIKDRFATHYVDRNLAPETTYSYQMRTYSSNAISQPGTIATATTKPLLDSVPFSQAITGLPGRVKVIWRPHPDSTVASYIIQRSDAGANKFSQIAEVNGRLNAEYIDTDVKAGSSYEYRILVKTSSGVVSKPSQNISATTKELP, encoded by the coding sequence ATGAAAAAATTTGCCCTACGCATATTGACACCATTTTTAGCAGCTTTCTTAGCGGGATGCGGCTCTAGCGTACCGACTCAGCAAAGTATGTCACTACCTACGATTACAAGTTTAAAAACTATTTCAGACATGACTGAAGTTGGTTTTGAATGGAATCCAGTAACCGATGAAAGTGTTGTTGGATACTATCTCTACCGCTCAAATCCAAATGATGCAAACTCAAAAATGCAGCTAGTTGCAGACATCAAAGACCGCTTTGCAACGCACTACGTAGACCGCAACCTAGCACCTGAGACAACTTACTCATACCAAATGAGAACCTACTCAAGTAACGCCATCTCTCAACCGGGCACGATCGCAACAGCAACTACAAAGCCACTGCTTGACTCAGTACCATTTTCGCAAGCTATTACAGGGCTTCCAGGACGTGTGAAAGTAATCTGGAGACCGCATCCTGATAGCACCGTGGCAAGCTACATCATCCAAAGAAGTGATGCAGGAGCTAATAAATTTAGTCAGATCGCAGAGGTAAATGGCAGGCTAAATGCAGAGTATATCGATACTGACGTAAAAGCCGGAAGTTCTTATGAGTATAGAATTTTAGTAAAAACATCTTCAGGCGTTGTCTCAAAACCAAGCCAAAACATAAGTGCAACGACAAAGGAGTTACCCTAA
- a CDS encoding RelA/SpoT family protein — MKENSLFLEQLIEQILPCKNVSEAITLLFSLCERSEKLDKAIDSCVTSHAGQYRKSGEPYAIHPILVASIVANMGGDESMVIAALLHDVVEDTEVTLSEVQAEFGDEVAKLVEGLTKIVAIRENKLASSSSNEKLASSALTFRKMLLISIEDVRVLVVKLCDRLHNMLTLDALKVEKQKRIAEETLMVYAPIAHRLGISSIKNILEDLSFKYAMPEEYAKIDSFLNKNKQQLSLKLNAFYEKVNQILLENGFIEGTFEIQKRIKHYYSIYLKMQRKGISIEEVLDLLAIRILVQKPLDCYLALGNLHINFNPLISRFKDYIALPKQNGYQTIHTTIFDNKSIFEAQVRTYDMHKTAEYGVAAHWKYKNGEGSLLNPKLDWLNDIGMQNNEAESNVEELYEYAKDSLYIEDIAVYSPKGEVFTLPRGATALDYAYEIHTEIGLYAKEAYINRVRMPLLTELKNGDIVRIVTGEEAKFRCSWINSVRTGKARATIRTYCKQKIKDINYKIAVDILKSVFGVSKDRILDWIEHENLGKKVFRAATESDFLQEVVNMLKKYIKKERPFMISLGDKYQVKKQKFENIVIYSNHKISNVEFDYCCNPKRGDSIVGFKNGHNVTVHHKLCERAGKLMDKGNEIIFVKWTRNAPHRYKILLNLENRKGALAEFLTYLARLDVNLATISLNEANDLSGDTFEISVEIAENIDANELREKIKDRYKIIDFVSQSDPYHN, encoded by the coding sequence TTGAAGGAAAATAGTCTTTTTTTAGAGCAGCTAATAGAACAAATTTTACCTTGTAAAAATGTTTCAGAAGCTATAACGCTGCTCTTTTCTCTTTGCGAACGAAGCGAGAAATTAGATAAAGCTATAGATAGCTGTGTCACATCTCATGCTGGTCAATATCGCAAAAGTGGCGAGCCATACGCAATCCATCCTATCTTAGTAGCATCAATAGTAGCAAATATGGGTGGAGATGAGAGTATGGTCATAGCTGCACTACTTCACGATGTAGTTGAAGATACTGAAGTTACACTTAGCGAAGTTCAGGCTGAATTTGGTGATGAAGTGGCAAAACTGGTTGAGGGGCTTACAAAGATAGTTGCTATAAGAGAAAACAAGCTTGCAAGCTCAAGTAGTAACGAAAAACTAGCAAGTTCGGCGCTAACTTTTAGAAAAATGCTTTTAATCTCCATTGAGGATGTTAGAGTTCTTGTGGTTAAGCTTTGTGACAGACTTCATAATATGCTAACCCTTGATGCATTAAAGGTAGAAAAACAAAAACGAATTGCTGAAGAGACGCTTATGGTCTATGCTCCGATTGCTCATAGGCTTGGAATTTCATCGATTAAAAATATACTTGAAGATCTAAGTTTTAAATATGCTATGCCAGAAGAATACGCCAAGATCGATAGCTTTTTAAATAAAAATAAGCAGCAGCTCAGCCTTAAGCTAAATGCTTTTTACGAAAAAGTAAATCAAATTTTGCTTGAAAACGGCTTTATTGAGGGTACTTTTGAGATTCAAAAACGTATAAAACATTACTATTCGATTTATTTAAAAATGCAAAGAAAAGGCATTTCGATTGAAGAGGTGCTTGATTTGCTCGCTATTAGAATTCTTGTGCAAAAACCGCTTGATTGCTACCTTGCGCTTGGAAATTTGCATATAAATTTTAATCCTCTTATTTCGAGATTTAAGGATTATATTGCACTTCCAAAGCAAAATGGCTATCAAACGATACATACAACTATTTTTGATAATAAGAGTATTTTTGAGGCACAAGTTCGTACTTACGATATGCACAAAACCGCCGAATATGGTGTCGCAGCTCACTGGAAATATAAAAACGGCGAGGGTAGTTTACTAAATCCAAAACTTGACTGGCTAAACGACATTGGTATGCAAAATAATGAAGCTGAAAGTAACGTCGAAGAGCTTTATGAATATGCAAAAGATAGTCTTTATATAGAAGATATTGCGGTCTATTCGCCAAAAGGTGAAGTTTTTACGCTTCCACGTGGGGCTACTGCACTTGATTATGCTTATGAGATTCACACAGAGATCGGACTTTACGCAAAAGAAGCTTATATAAATCGCGTCAGAATGCCACTTTTAACAGAGCTAAAAAACGGTGATATTGTAAGGATCGTAACTGGCGAGGAAGCAAAATTTCGCTGTTCGTGGATAAATAGCGTTCGAACTGGTAAAGCAAGGGCTACGATAAGAACATATTGCAAACAAAAGATAAAAGATATAAATTATAAAATCGCAGTTGATATTTTAAAGTCAGTTTTTGGCGTTTCAAAAGATAGAATTTTAGACTGGATAGAGCATGAAAATTTAGGCAAAAAAGTTTTTCGTGCTGCAACTGAAAGCGATTTTTTGCAAGAGGTCGTAAATATGCTTAAAAAGTATATAAAAAAAGAGCGTCCTTTTATGATCTCTTTGGGCGACAAATATCAGGTTAAAAAGCAAAAATTTGAAAATATCGTAATCTACTCAAATCACAAAATTTCAAATGTCGAGTTTGACTATTGTTGTAACCCAAAAAGAGGCGATAGCATAGTTGGCTTTAAAAATGGGCACAATGTGACAGTGCATCACAAGCTTTGTGAGCGTGCTGGAAAGCTTATGGATAAGGGCAATGAGATTATCTTTGTCAAATGGACTAGAAATGCCCCACATAGATATAAAATTTTATTAAATCTTGAGAACCGAAAAGGCGCGTTGGCTGAATTTTTAACATATCTTGCTAGACTGGATGTAAATTTGGCTACAATCTCGCTAAACGAAGCAAATGACCTTAGCGGTGATACATTTGAGATAAGTGTTGAGATAGCTGAAAACATCGATGCAAACGAGCTAAGAGAGAAGATCAAAGATAGATATAAGATTATAGATTTCGTTTCGCAAAGCGATCCATACCATAACTAG
- a CDS encoding cell division ATP-binding protein FtsE gives MQEIISARNLSLAYERDEIVINSVNLDIYANDFVFITGKSGSGKSTLLKSFYGEISPLAGELNVCMTQMDDIDDKRLCELRQRVGIIFQNYRLINEWNVERNVMLPLIIKGINQNVSKKQVAKLLKHVNMLHKADKYPRELSGGEQQRVAMARALAHNPNLLLCDEPTGNLDEYSSDVIWSLLKSAREFLGTSVVVVTHHIPSTLRIPYRHFVIENGGVHEIA, from the coding sequence ATGCAAGAGATAATTAGTGCAAGAAATTTGAGCCTAGCTTATGAACGCGATGAAATCGTAATTAATAGCGTCAATTTAGATATTTATGCAAATGATTTTGTCTTTATCACAGGCAAGAGTGGAAGTGGAAAAAGCACGCTTTTAAAATCATTTTATGGAGAAATTTCACCTCTTGCTGGAGAGCTAAATGTCTGCATGACGCAAATGGACGACATCGATGATAAAAGACTTTGTGAGCTTAGGCAGCGAGTTGGCATTATATTTCAAAATTATCGCTTGATAAATGAATGGAATGTGGAAAGAAACGTCATGTTGCCCCTCATCATCAAAGGCATCAATCAAAATGTGAGCAAAAAGCAAGTGGCTAAACTTTTAAAACATGTAAATATGCTTCACAAGGCTGATAAATACCCTCGTGAGCTAAGTGGTGGTGAGCAGCAAAGAGTAGCGATGGCAAGGGCTCTAGCGCACAATCCAAATTTGCTCTTATGCGACGAGCCAACTGGAAATTTAGACGAATACTCAAGCGACGTCATCTGGTCACTTTTAAAATCAGCTAGGGAATTTTTAGGCACTAGCGTAGTTGTGGTGACGCATCATATCCCATCAACGCTTCGTATCCCATACCGCCACTTCGTAATAGAAAATGGAGGCGTGCATGAGATCGCTTAA
- a CDS encoding murein hydrolase activator EnvC family protein, with protein sequence MRKGIFTFLLAFSLAFASNTKEKIKDSKNSLRSSQAMSEQLSKKLDDLAGDIVNGEKKLRGISGDITNLKGQISVLETNASKALIELDDLTKQNKELERTQKELEQNMIRIIAEDLSFDLLMSATEGKQSEESIISSQILTKLNAIAKEDFKRLSQNYEDTIEKIKNKSNKITEINSSIKNYRRKQSDLQNLESTQKNTINGLKRDKEIYSKKLAKLQAQQDELRKTLEQLAIMQKQEDEAARAAREKQEKAAASKGGKKGEKSQPMGGGYQTSSVKKYSGAKTIAPLDSYTVKQKFGNYVDPIYNIKIFNESVTLRSTTPDAKVKSVLNGKVVFAKATPMLENVVIIENENGIHTIYAHLSQIAPTVKVGSVVQKGYVIGRVRNDLTFEVTQRNYHIDPLEIISK encoded by the coding sequence ATGAGAAAAGGAATTTTTACATTTTTGCTAGCTTTTAGCTTAGCTTTTGCATCAAACACCAAAGAGAAGATCAAAGACTCCAAAAACTCGCTAAGATCGAGTCAAGCGATGAGTGAGCAGCTTAGTAAAAAGCTAGATGATTTGGCTGGTGATATCGTAAATGGCGAGAAAAAACTTCGCGGTATAAGTGGCGATATCACAAATTTAAAGGGTCAAATTTCAGTCCTTGAGACAAATGCTTCAAAAGCACTTATCGAGCTTGATGATCTAACTAAGCAAAACAAAGAGCTAGAACGCACACAAAAAGAGCTTGAGCAAAATATGATAAGGATTATTGCAGAGGATTTGTCATTTGATCTTTTGATGTCTGCAACTGAGGGCAAGCAAAGCGAGGAGAGCATCATCTCATCTCAAATTTTAACCAAGCTAAATGCCATAGCAAAAGAGGATTTTAAAAGACTTAGCCAGAACTATGAAGATACGATCGAAAAGATAAAAAATAAATCAAACAAAATAACCGAGATAAACTCAAGCATCAAAAACTATAGACGCAAGCAAAGTGACTTACAAAATTTAGAAAGTACGCAAAAAAATACTATAAACGGACTAAAACGAGATAAAGAAATTTACAGCAAAAAGCTAGCCAAGCTTCAAGCCCAGCAAGATGAGCTAAGAAAGACGCTAGAACAGCTTGCTATCATGCAAAAACAAGAAGATGAAGCCGCACGTGCAGCTAGAGAAAAACAAGAAAAAGCAGCTGCAAGCAAAGGTGGCAAAAAAGGCGAAAAAAGCCAGCCAATGGGTGGAGGCTATCAAACAAGCTCAGTCAAAAAATATTCAGGTGCAAAGACAATCGCTCCTCTTGATAGCTACACTGTAAAGCAAAAATTTGGAAACTACGTAGATCCAATATATAACATAAAAATTTTTAACGAGTCAGTCACGCTTCGCTCAACCACGCCAGATGCCAAGGTCAAAAGCGTGCTAAATGGCAAAGTGGTATTTGCAAAAGCAACTCCAATGCTTGAAAATGTAGTCATTATAGAAAACGAAAATGGCATCCACACGATCTACGCTCACCTAAGTCAGATCGCACCGACGGTTAAAGTAGGCTCAGTCGTACAAAAAGGCTACGTTATAGGCCGAGTTAGAAACGATCTAACCTTTGAAGTGACGCAAAGAAACTACCATATCGATCCACTTGAGATTATCTCAAAATAG
- a CDS encoding RluA family pseudouridine synthase, which produces MVKFNVLNSSRLDVAVAQELQISRNQALNLIKDSLVSVNLKPVSKPSFLLSENDEICVNFAPKKEIQNEYEVNFDIPIIYEDDDLIVLNKPPQIVVHQAPSVKEATLVEWLNKKGFMLSNLNGDVRAGIVHRLDKGTSGAIVVAKNNFAHAKLSEQLSDKSMGRIYLALTDLPLKEDVIIDKPIGRNPNNRLKKAIVADAKFAKSAFVNLLSENGINLIAAKLFTGRTHQIRVHLSSINRHILGDDLYGFKSQGDKISRVMLHAYMLYFIHPRTGKRVEFTAKTYDDFNQIIYKKIPKEIFDEKICPTHIDTIFSSFLSGMRL; this is translated from the coding sequence TTGGTTAAATTTAATGTTTTAAACAGCTCAAGACTCGATGTAGCAGTAGCGCAGGAGCTTCAAATTTCACGCAATCAAGCTTTAAATTTGATAAAAGATTCTCTCGTAAGCGTAAATTTAAAACCAGTCTCAAAACCAAGCTTTTTGTTAAGTGAAAACGATGAAATTTGCGTAAATTTTGCCCCAAAAAAAGAGATACAAAACGAGTATGAAGTAAATTTTGATATCCCTATTATCTACGAAGATGACGATCTCATAGTGCTTAATAAACCGCCTCAAATCGTTGTTCATCAAGCTCCAAGTGTAAAAGAGGCGACACTTGTTGAATGGCTAAATAAAAAGGGCTTTATGCTCTCAAATTTAAACGGCGACGTAAGAGCTGGCATCGTCCACCGCTTAGATAAGGGCACGAGTGGTGCTATCGTCGTTGCTAAAAACAACTTTGCCCACGCAAAACTTAGCGAGCAACTAAGCGATAAAAGCATGGGGCGAATTTATCTAGCGCTCACCGATCTGCCGCTAAAAGAGGATGTCATCATCGATAAGCCAATTGGCAGAAATCCAAACAATCGCCTAAAAAAAGCAATTGTCGCGGACGCTAAATTTGCAAAAAGTGCCTTTGTAAATTTACTAAGCGAAAATGGCATAAATTTAATAGCAGCAAAACTTTTTACAGGTAGGACTCATCAGATAAGAGTGCACCTATCTAGCATAAACCGCCATATTTTAGGCGATGATTTATACGGATTTAAGAGCCAAGGCGATAAAATAAGCAGGGTTATGCTTCACGCTTATATGCTTTATTTTATCCATCCAAGAACTGGCAAAAGGGTAGAATTTACCGCAAAAACGTATGATGACTTTAACCAGATAATTTACAAAAAAATTCCCAAGGAGATTTTTGATGAAAAAATTTGCCCTACGCATATTGACACCATTTTTAGCAGCTTTCTTAGCGGGATGCGGCTCTAG